The Gemmatimonadota bacterium nucleotide sequence CGACACCTTTCATCGCTTCCAGCAATGCGCGTACGTTCTCTTTTCCCTCGATCACGCTGTCGCCCACCAGGTTCCAGACGATATCGTCGCTCATCGGCGATAGGACACCTTCGATATCGGCGTGCGCGAAGGCCGAAATGAAATCCCGCAACAGGGCCTTCTTCGGCGCGTTCTTGCAGTCGGGTCTTACGGTGATGTCGGGCATATCGTGGCCTTTCGATTATAGACCGGACCTGCAGGCAGTCTCAGGTTTCGAGCAACGAATGCACGGCCTGAAGTACGGTAGGCCACGTCACGGAGCCCGGTACCATGAACTCGTGATGGCCGGCGTTCGGGATGATGACGTATTCGGCAGGGTCTCCGGCCGTGCGGGCCGCGGCTGCGTAGGCCTCGCCCAGTTCGGGCGGAACGACCCAGTCGTGTTCCGTACTGATCATGACCTGTGGAAGACCCAGGGGCAGTAGTTCTACGGGCGAACAGCATCGAAGTCGACCTTCCGCACGCTGCTCAACATTATCGGATGATACGCCTTGACCCCCAAGCAGTTCCGATACGACGCCTTGCCGGCATTCCGCGTCCGCATGAGGAACAAATCGCTTCAGATCACCGGGGCCGCCCAGAACGACGGTGCCGCGCAACGGCAACGGGTCCGCGGTCCAGAGCGGGCTTTCCGTGGGCAGCCGGTGGCGTGCCGCCGTCCAGAGCGCCAGGTGACCTCCCGCCGAATGACCGATCGTGATCACGCGATCCAGGTCGAGATGGTGATCCGCGGCCAGAGAACGCAGGTGGTCCACTGCGAGCCCGGCGTCGAGAAAAGTCCCCGGCCATCCACCGCCTTCCTGGTCCACGCAACGGTATTCGACGTTCCATGTCGCTATGCCCTCGTCCCGTAGCGCGTCGGCCAGCGCATCCGCGTTGCGCAGGTCCGCGTAGATCGACAGCCAGCATCCACCGTGCAGAACTACGGCCACCGGATGAGGAACACGCCCGGCCGGTATGCGCAATTCGCCGAACTGGGGAGGCATTGGTCCGTAGGACGATCGGAAATCCGCGGGCTTGCTCGGTAGCGCGTTGACTACGTCGGGAGTAACGAAGGGATGGTTGTCTGAAGTGAACCTGTCGGTCATGATGGGATGATCGCGAGGAGAGGGACGACACAGGCCGAATGGTCAAGACACAAACCGCTGTCGCCCGTCACGGCAGGAACCGATCGCGCTCTTCGGGCGTGGGCAGCCTGCATGCTTCACGCCTGCCGAACCAGCGGTACCGGTTGCGCGCGACGATGCGATAGACGAAATCGCGCAGGGGACTTGGAAAAACATACAGCACGGCGATCAGGCGCCATGCGCCACCCAATCGATTCAGGGCGTGCAAAACGGCACTTGATTGCTCGAAACGCCTGTCTTTATCGAGAAAAATGAAAGATCGGAGATCGCCCGCCTGGGGAGTGCCCGGCTCGAGGCCGCCGGGAGGAGCGCTGCCCGCCTCGAGGCCGCCGGCCCGGTCATCCATCTCCAGGAGTCTGCGCGCGGTTTCGCCCTGCAGCGGCGAATACCGGAACCTGTCCTTGCTGTCGACCCGAAGCATAAAGTCGACGAACCGGTTGCAGAGGCCGCA carries:
- a CDS encoding nuclear transport factor 2 family protein produces the protein MPDITVRPDCKNAPKKALLRDFISAFAHADIEGVLSPMSDDIVWNLVGDSVIEGKENVRALLEAMKGVGTSDLVIESIITHGREAAVNGVIRSNSGQAHAFCDVVQFTSASSMKIKTMTSYSIALDAE
- a CDS encoding alpha/beta hydrolase, which encodes MTDRFTSDNHPFVTPDVVNALPSKPADFRSSYGPMPPQFGELRIPAGRVPHPVAVVLHGGCWLSIYADLRNADALADALRDEGIATWNVEYRCVDQEGGGWPGTFLDAGLAVDHLRSLAADHHLDLDRVITIGHSAGGHLALWTAARHRLPTESPLWTADPLPLRGTVVLGGPGDLKRFVPHADAECRQGVVSELLGGQGVSSDNVEQRAEGRLRCCSPVELLPLGLPQVMISTEHDWVVPPELGEAYAAAARTAGDPAEYVIIPNAGHHEFMVPGSVTWPTVLQAVHSLLET
- a CDS encoding DUF393 domain-containing protein; protein product: MLFFDGVCGLCNRFVDFMLRVDSKDRFRYSPLQGETARRLLEMDDRAGGLEAGSAPPGGLEPGTPQAGDLRSFIFLDKDRRFEQSSAVLHALNRLGGAWRLIAVLYVFPSPLRDFVYRIVARNRYRWFGRREACRLPTPEERDRFLP